One segment of Acropora muricata isolate sample 2 chromosome 8, ASM3666990v1, whole genome shotgun sequence DNA contains the following:
- the LOC136926982 gene encoding uncharacterized protein, translating into MTVRADEGGEESKLHAAIRVHNLKLVRAALCDEGLDIDAVGVYGWTALHEAASCGHQDIVLILLDHGADPDIQDSVQKCTPIHFAARNGHLEVVRSLVRSGARIDLRNAAGKIPQDWADEQCREFLQRERLTDVIKVTSTPVEDTSLVHKLYRNRSSQNPRQASPQWSESSQGSRESMAASSLDSSESFGLSSTSSIDLQQPGPGEIRFSLNFKRERQTLIVHIGDIRDVKLPADHNLSHIYVKVYIVPEHKRATKRKTPLLILERKNEKANSKNNVKSFDSEDEHSRKGSAMQARRKIVSSLRRGSQFSLKKKKDNDQVTSLQGNAVAIYRLSTAFNETFRYDSANLKRVNFDNSSVMVILCGRNRVTTKAQPIASLCIPFCRCCDYSALDWYPLVYKIKLPQGHFVEERQVYKPSDSVDEQGGRVSGKSMAWNDRILSMSMPNIEFSGASSASSRSQGGDGSSEPRRQKKHSGPGRLLRKEFKLMKGKANTRYKNSAAADVSGREGTSVDDVMVISSSTLPPNSTHRGSDFHTTGNEHHSGEIATKSRALPRGGTKESRRNTRSRASASSIDYVPEVVSWDDEEPSLEPRSSFVSSLKYSRAFQRRNTAQKQDVVVNDLECEEVDTEIPDVPFAVSNLLQTGIVCN; encoded by the exons ATGACAGTACGCGCCGACGAGGGAGGAGAAGAGAGTAAACTTCATGCAGCTATTCGAGTACACAACCTGAAGTTGGTTCGCGCCGCACTTTGCGACGAAGGACTTGATATTGATGCCGTTGGAGTTTATGGTTGGACAGCTTTACACGAGGCCGCCTCTTGTGGCCATCAAGACATCGTTCTTATTCTTCTAGACCACGGAGCTGATCCTGATATTCAAGACAGCGTTCAGAAATGCACCCCGATTCATTTTGCTGCTAGGAATGGTCACTTGGAAGTTGTCCGGAGTCTTGTTCGTAGTGGAGCGCGTATTGACTTGAGGAACGCCGCTGGAAAAATTCCACAAGACTGGGCCGATGAGCAATGTAGAGAATTTTTGCAAAGAGAAC GACTCACAGATGTCATTAAAGTAACTTCTACTCCTGTTGAAGATACTAGTTTAGTTCATAAG ctgTACAGAAATAGATCAAGCCAAAATCCAAGGCAGGCTTCGCCACAGTGGTCAGAAAGTTCTCAGGGATCAAGGGAAAGCATGGCAGCCAGCAGTTTAG attCAAGTGAAAGTTTTGGTCTATCATCGACATCATCTATTGATTTGCAGCAACCAG gtcCAGGGGAGATCAgattttcacttaatttcaagAGAGAACGTCAAACACTGATTGTTCACATTGGAGATATCAGAGATGTGAAGCTCCCTGCTG ATCACAATTTGTCGCACATCTACGTTAAAGTGTACATTGTTCCCGAACACAAGAGGGCAACGAAGCGCAAGACACCTTTACTCATTCTAGAGCGTAAAAATGAGAAGGCAAATTCAAAAAACAACGTAAAAAGCTTTGACAGTGAAGACGAACATTCTAGGAAAGGCTCTGCAATGCAAGCGAGACGAAAAATTGTGTCGTCTCTGAGGAGAGGATCCCAGTTCTcactgaagaagaaaaaagacaatGACCAGG TGACTTCACTTCAAGGCAACGCTGTAGCAATCTACCGGCTTTCCACAGCATTCAACGAAACCTTCCGCTATGATTCAGCGAATTTAAAACGGGTGAATTTTGACAACTCCAGTGTAATGGTGATTCTTTGTGGTCGCAATCGTGTTACAACAAAAGCACAACCAATTGCTTCTTTGTGCATTCCATTCTGTCGTTGCTGCGATTATTCAGCTCTCGATTGGTACCCACtggtttataaaataaaattgccgcAAGGGCATTTTGTCGAGGAACGCCAAGTATATAAACCGTCGGATTCCGTGGATGAACAAG GTGGAAGGGTGAGCGGAAAAAGCATGGCTTGGAATGATCGGATATTATCAATGTCAATGCCTAATATAGAATTTTCTGGAGCGTCGTCAGCATCGTCACGTAGCCAGGGAGGGGATGGTAGTTCCGAACCTCGGAGGCAAAAGAAGCACAGTGGGCCAGGAAGACTGTTAAGGAAAGAGTTTAAACTCATGAAGGGCAAGGCAAATACTAGATATAAAAATTCTGCTGCGGCAGATGTATCTGGACGAGAAGGCACTTCAGTCGATGATGTTATGGTGATTTCGTCGTCAACTCTTCCGCCAAATTCAACGCACAGAGGGAGCGATTTCCATACAACAGGAAATGAACATCATAGTGGAGAAATTGCAACAAAATCAAGAGCTTTGCCAAGAGGTGGTACGAAAGAAAGTAGAAGAAACACCAGGAGTCGCGCAAGCGCGAGTTCGATCGACTATGTACCGGAAGTCGTTTCATGGGACGACGAGGAACCCAGTCTAGAGCCCAGGTCATCGTTTGTTAGCTCGTTAAAATACAGCCGAGCTTTTCAACGAAGGAACACAGCACAAAAACAGGATGTTGTTGTAAATGACTTAGAATGTGAAGAAGTTGATACGGAGATCCCAGACGTACCTTTTGCTGTGTCAAACTTGTTACAAACGGGAATCGTTTGCAACTAA